Below is a genomic region from Astatotilapia calliptera chromosome 2, fAstCal1.2, whole genome shotgun sequence.
ACCTGCAGGCAGCAGTTCCAACGACAGAGCGGGTAacaaattagaaaaataaacctGTCCATTGAGACTAAAGAGAAAAACTAAAGACATAAAGGGACAGAACAAGTGTATGTggagttaaaaaacaaagaaaagaaaggatgaTGATGGCTGTTAAGCCCCTTTCAGACATGTACCCTCTCCTGACGGTGTCTGAACATGTTTGCTTCATGTATTCAAACCTGTGATGGCAAATCTCCTGGGTCAGACCTCGTAACAGTTACGTAACACTTCCAGCACGGCACAAGACTAAGAGCATGCAGGACATTAACGGTAACGAACACCAAAAGGTGTGCCGCGAACGCGTCTTTGTGAGTTGCTCAGCTCACAAGAGAACACcctaaacaataaaatatgtgCATATTAACATTTTAGCTCATAAACTTGGTTTGCAATAAGATTAAAACATTCCTCATTTTCATTATTCCCACTCATGAAGAAAGAGATTTGTTTTGGAGCCTGTGTGGGAAGGTTTTTCTCAGcagcgcacgcacgcacagagTACCCCTGTTTGAGAACAACTCGCTCAAGAATGTGTTTCCGCTTAACTAAAGGCAATGCTGACAGTATTCAGGCATGTCATGTTTGTTGGTTTGAATCCATGAAAACACCGATGTAAAACTGACCGATGTCTGAAAGATTGTGCTGTCACTTTAACAGATTGCTGACTTCACCAATGTTACATATTccatgtctgaaaagggctaCTGATGTTTGGAGAGCGAAAACTGGAGATGGCAGGCgggcagacagagagagatgtgtggAAAATGTCTGTGTTCAGTGATTCTCGTCCAGAGGTCCTGTCAGTGTGTcgatgctgctgctgtctgtgtcTGAGGCCAGGGTTTGCTCTGTGGACATGGACGAGATATCGTTGGCTGAAGAGGACTGGGAGGCCGAACCTGACACCACATCTGacacattaaacacaaaaacaacagacagaACAGGAAATTTAGCTGCATATGGCAACAACATTTACACTTCCTAGTACATTGTTACTGGAACATCCACTCACAGCCGCTCTATTaggtatacagtggggcaaaaaagtatttagtcagccaccgattgtgtaagttcccccacctaaaatgatgacagaggtcagtaatttgcaccagaggtacacttcaactgtgagagacagaatgtgaaaaaaaaaatccatgaatctaCATGGTAGGAtgtgtaaagaatttattcgtaaatcagggtggaaaataagtatttggtcaataacaaaaatacaactcaatactttttaacataacctttgttggcaataacagaggtcaaacgtttactataggtctttaccaggtttgcacacacagtagctggtattttggcccattcctccatgcagatcttctcgagagcagtgatgttttggggctgtcgccgagcaacacggactttcaactcccgccacagattttctatggggttgaggtctggagactggctaggccactccaggactttcaaatgcttcttacggagccactcctttgttgcccgggcggtgtgttttggatcattgtcatgttggaagacccagcctcgtttcatcttcaaagttctcactgatggaaggaggttttggctcaaaatctcacgatacatggccccattcattctgtccttaacacggatcagtcgtcctgtccccttggcagaaaaacagccccatagcatgatgtttccacccccatgcttcacagtaggtatggtgttcttgggatgcaactcagtattcttcttcctccaaacacgacgagttgagtttataccaaaaagttctactttggtttcatctgaccacatgacattctcccaatcctctactgtatcatccatgtgctctctggcaaacttcagacgggcctggacatgcactggcttcagcagcggaacacgtctggcactgcgggatttgattccctgccgttgtagtgtgttactgatggggacctttgttactttggtcccagctctctgcaggtcattcaccaggtccccccgtgtggttctgggatctttgctcaccgttctcatgatcattttgaccccacgggatgagatcttgcgtggagccccagatcgagggagattatcagtggtcttgtatgtcttccattttctgatgattgctcctaCAGTTGATTTttccacaccaagctgcttgcctattgtagattcactcttcccagtctggtgcaggtctacaatacttttcctggtgtccttcgaaagctctttggtcttggccatggcggagtttggagtctgactgtttgaggctgtggacaggtgtcttttatacagatgatgagttcaaacaggtgccattcatacaggtaacgagtgggggacagaaaagcttcttacagaagacgttacaggtctgtgagagccagagattttccttgtttgaggtgaccaaatacttattttccaccctaatttacgaataaattctttaaaaatcctaccatgtggattcatggatttttttttcacattctgtctctcacagttgcagtgtacctctggtgaaaattactgacctctgtcatcattttaagtgggggaacttgcacaatcggtggctgactaaatacttttttgccccactgtacctgtTAAACTGATAATGCAAATACCTAATCAGCCAATCGCatgacagcaactcagtgcatttaggcatgcagacatgctcaagacaacctgctgaagttcaaacggagaatcagaatgggaaagaaaaatgatgtaagtaactttgaatgtggcattgtCATTGGTGCCAGAGTagtctgagtgtttcagaaactaCTGACCTACACAACCATCTCcaaggtttacagagaatggtttgAAAAATAGGAAATATCCAGCAAGCAgcaactgaggctacaattaaCATGGGCTTACCACAGGTttgaaaaatgtgacatttagaTGGTAGAGTCAGAATTTGTCGTcgacaacatgaaagcatcctGCCTTGCATCAACAGGTCAGGCTACTACTGGTGATGTAATAGTCTGGAGCATATATTCTTGGCACACGTCGAGCACCTTAGTACCAATTAAGCATTATTTAAACATCACAGGCTACCTGAGGACtcttgctgaccatgtccagtGTATCCCTCTTATACTAGCTTCTTCTGCTAACAATCTCGAGCtgctttcttgaacatgacagcaAGTTCACTGCATTCAAACTGTCTACACAAATGGGCCAGATCGCAATCCAGGAGAGCTTCTTCGAGATGTGATGGAATGGGAGACTCACATCATGGacatgcagccgacaaatctgcagGAACCGTGTGAGGCTATCAAAGCAATATGGACCACAATtcctgagaaatgtttccagcatcttgttgaatttATGCAACGAACAATTAAGGACAGTTCTGAAGACAAAAAGGCAGTCCAGCAACGTACCACCAAGGTATACCTAACAGAGTGCATGTGTCCACAATGGCACATTTAAGGATACCCGTCTTATGGCCCATGAGAATGCCAGCAGACTCCTTAGCTACAGTAGGGCATTAAGATACTGTAGTTGTTTTAAGAGTATTGTACTGAAAGACAATATTTAGGGACAACTACTGTTTCCACTGCTGCATACtgacatatgtgtgtgtgaacggaaaaaaaaaaaaaattatatatatatatatatatatatatatatatatatatatatatatatatatatatatatatatatatatatatatatatatatatatatatatgtgtatatatatatatatccacatACATGTACACACTGTTCTAGGACCCTTTTGCGCCTTGTGAACATCAAAGTGAGTGTTTGTTTTGGTGAAGCTGTCAGTGTGAAGCGTTTTTCAAACAGTGACACGTCCAGTGAGGCTGCAGCTTTGGGCTTATGCTAACAATTTTGGGCTGATAGAGGAAAACTTTGTACCTGAGCAATCTTCTTTCATTAGACCATTCTTGTTCCTCTCCTCCCAGTCAATCACCTCTTCATAAATAAGTTCTGTGGAGAAACAGAACAGGTTAATGGCTTTCAGTGGTGACCACACTCATGCCTGCACGTTCAACACAAAAGCAACAGCAACAGTAGAACAGCAGTTGCCCGGTATGGTGCGCTGCTGGTTTGCTTCTCTAGAGGTCAGTGTATCCCACCTTTCCACTGCTCAATAGTGTGCTCTCTCTCTTCCAACTGCTTGTCAGAAATCTGTGGAGGAGGCtgtgaaacaaaaggaaatgtCACACACAGCCGCAGCACTGATGAAGTTTACCACAAATTGAGGGGAACTGCTTGCTCACCGCGTCGGCCTCTGCCGGGTCGTACCACACGTGAATGTAGGGGTGATTAAGAGCTTCTTCTACAGATATGCGGCACTCGGGATCAATGACTAGCATTTTGGAAAGCAAGTCCCGTGCTTGACTTGCTGTTATGACAACACAGGAAGGGCAGGATTACTATGGAAACAGGCTTACGACATCATTAAATTTAAGTATTCTGTTTGACAATTGAATATTGTCCCTGATGGTGTTTGGCCAACATGTCTGTCAATGTCAAGATTTGTTCCGTTTTATTTAATGATGTGACCTCTTAAACGACAACATTACACCGCAGAGTTTTACTAAATCTATGCAGTACAGGAGTATCATTGGATACTAAAAATAACACTCTACATAAAGAGAGTATCAAAAATTCTTACTCTTCAATTTGTCATGTTCTGACTCAGAAGGGAAGGCCCAGTCTGGGAAAAGCTCGGCAAAGCTGACACCAGGATACTGTGGCTTGTTCATCACATAGTTCCTCACAGTCTCCATCAGTCGGTTCATAAACTCTAGACTGGGTGTACCCAGAATCTCAATCACCTTATTCCACTGGTCGATGTCTAGAAAACACACTTGTTATGGAAATCTCCAGTAAATTGATGGGCCTGTGCACATGTAAGCAAGTGAAAAGAACAGATGAAAAGGTACAGAATAGATCCGACATGTACACTAAATAATTTTGTATGAAAGCTAGCAAAGGTAAGCCTTAATTCACCAAAGCATAGGAGAGATGAAAATTTTGACCTTACAGGATTACCAATTATTaccattcacactcagattAACAAGAATTTGTGCtctaaagaaatgtaaatgcatCAAATAGATGCTGAGTCATTTTACTGTCAAATAACTACAAAAGCAATGATTTATATTGATAAGCTACAGATGTAACCACATCATGGCAACATATAAAAAGTCCCTAATCTGGGAACAATGGGTATCTGTCCCAATCCATCAGGTGGATATTGGCCAATTTCAGTTTAGGTTAATTTAGCCACTCTGTTAAGTGAACAGAGCAGTATTACAACCTGAAAAACCATTTTAGCATGGCTAAAAATACAGATGTGCACGGTCTGTTGACTTACTTCTGCGCAAGGCAATTACTTCAAAGGATGGGAAGCAATCTATCATCGACTCACACTTGTGCCCAGCATCCATTCTCAGCTACTCGGGTGTAAATGCAAAGGGGAAGCTGGGAGCTAAGAGGCAGCTTACATATGTAACAAGAgagattaatatttattgaagaGAAACGGGAATTAGAGCCTGACCTATAATGGATGTATTAGGAGTAAAAACTTCTCTAAATTATCAGTGGGTTGTgatctgtaaaataaatatttcctaTCAGTGTATAATGAGTTAGActctgcagagaaaacacaaaactttaAGTTTAAACTCAGCCCGAGTGTTTTGTAAATCGTAAATTCAGCAGCTGAGAAGATGCGAGTGTGCCGGGAGACCCACAAGACTAGAAATATTTGATAGAGTGTGAATGACgatggaggaggagggacaACAACTGGCACAGAGACGATGAGAGCTGCGAAGGATACGATCAGTGCCCTGGAAGATGACGCTGCCCTTTACCATCTCTCCCATGATACACCCCACTGACCAGATGTCCACTGGGAACAGAAAACGCACAAGCACGcacagatgcacacaaacacacacacataaccacACAGAAGAGATATTAACTTAAAAGTGACCAGATAACATCAACTAGATAATACAATCCACACTGAATGTATAGTAACATAAAGTGACACACAGAATGATGGAAATCATGCTCTATGGATTCAAATTTGAatgagaaacatttaaaatgcgAAACACGAGCTCTCATCGGTTTTGGTGCATCTGCCAGCAGAGTCGCGGCCTGAGGCTTTCATCATAGCCATCTTCaggcttttctttctctcgGAGTCAGTCTCAGCTTTCCACGCCTTTCTCCACAGCCTGGCTTATCAGTTTGCACAGCTGTTGCTCTCTCCCTCATTTTTCATGTGTGTAATTGCACGCACTTAGCAGGACAGGCTGTATTtcgtttctctctctcactctccaaGTCGACTGCTTGCTTGTCAGTGGTCGTCAGGGGCAAATACCCATCAGCTCCTCTTTTTCCCTGAAATTCAGCTTCACTAAAAATTAAAAGTTCTCTCTCTGAAAATATCTCCAGAGAATCTACTCCAAGTCCACTCAGCCATTACATAAATGTAAACACTTGGCAGGTTTCACTCCTATAAATGATTGGTCTCACAGCTTAGCTACATTCTTTGAAGAGCAGTTCAAGGACTACTTCCATTTTGCAAACCTACCCCAATATGATGAGTCATATTTCATGCTCCACCCTGTAATTAACCCAGGTCAGAAAAGATTGAGATAACCTGTCTGTTTAGCAGATAAATAATATCATGGGTCAGGTTTCTATCTCTGACTGCAATGGCTATACTGACAACTACACGGCTCTACACAGAGTATACATTTCTCAGAATATTAACTTAACTATTGCTTTGATTCCCCCCTCCAGATGTGTTTTATACAACTAAATAAACAATTCTTGcctttaataaacaaaaatatctcaGTGTCTCCTGGCTCCAGACAGAGCAACCAACTGTTGTGTGAGACGAACAAGAAAGGATACAGTCCTTTCCAGGAAAGAGGACTTTGTGAGAAATCATTTCAGCCATTATGCAGCCAACTGACCACAGGTCCACTGCAGCAGAGTGGTGGTATagtaaacatatttgttaacatCATGTTAATATATCAAGAGTCAAACTTACTATGACGAGTCAAAATCACCATTAAATGTTTCCACTTTGTACATGAGAACCATTGCTAATATACACtcacctttcactttattaggcacacctgTTCACTGCTCACTAATGCAGATACCcaatcagccagtcacatgaCAGAAACCCAATTTAGTCATGCAGACATGcctcaagatgacctgctgtagATCATAGTGAGATTCAGAATAGGGAAGAAAGTAGggctgggttttgattatcaattaaaatcgattctggcttggataacgtgatattgattcattaaaatcctgaatcgatttttaaatataaatttattttgcctgaaacgccagaatctcaggttaaacctcacaaaatttctacaaccaccaaacagctaaaacagtaaatgagagcaggtacacggattctgcacaaagatgtaaaaacaaaacgcaGACCCGGCGCATCcgaatcagtgagatgttgcCTTTCTcacgccgtcggggctgaaagcagACTGATTTTGAAGCGTCGGCGGGCACTTTAGGTTTACGTCCTTTTTGCGCTCGATTCTGAAGTTGCatcttttatctctctccaaacaatattgactgaaccagccaCTAAAGatgatccaaactacgcttcacataaacatcgtcacaaatttcctcttacttttgctgttttgcttccaccacgataaaaatcacacttcatgtagagctctctctctccctctctaaatcgataatcaaaacccacccctagttattacccaccagtctacagTGTCAgtcgctgtttgtttttttacttacgacaagaaagcctcatttctgctgttcaatactgaacaaatttaaactttttaaaattatgcaaaattgcaaaatgcttagctgtgtctctaatcaaacctcagtaactttgctctgcttcgtttttgatctactgcacaatatttttaaggtcatcTGCTACAAAAACCCAGACCAGGAAAAccgccttcatgtttttctgtgttttatcctcagttactttgacacaaaggaatctgctgtgatgctcacacctttgataaagtctcacaagtgtcagctttctttttatagatataaaaatatagatatgtactgataagtgatcagaattataatatttctgactgtctgaggcaaaatttccccaaTTCAAATCAAATGAATTGAATCGGAttgtggatcgaatcgattcgggaccttgtgaatcggattCGAATCGAtcctagaaatcagtgacgataacCAGCCCTAGAAGAAATGCAATTTAAGCGACTCTGAAGGTGGCGTGGTTTTGGggctgctgatctgctgggaatttCCCAGTTCTGAAGGTAGAAGGGAGACCAACCAAGTACCAACAGGGTGCATCTAATAAAGTGTTCAGTGAGTGTtgttgtttgggggttttttttgggaaCATTAAATTAatcataaagtttaaaaaaacctgGCTTTTCGAGAACATGAAGAACTCCAGGGAGCAGCTTGTATTGATAGTCCTGATGGGTTAAATGATTTTCGGACACGCTACATAAAGTCATGTTAAACAGATTATTAGAAAATAATTATTCTGAAAGAGAGCAGTGTTACATGTTGACCAAGTAgtgtttaaaagatttttttaaggcTGGTTTGTACTCACCATTTTCCTTGTACTTCATACCGAGAATGACCTCCGGGGCACGGTAATATCTGGTCACCACGTACGGGGTCATCATGAAATTAGTGCAGGCTGTCCTAGCTAAGCCAAAGTCCAAGATCTTTAGTGTGCAATCTGACTTAACCACAATGTTACTGGGCTTCAGATcctgaagggggaaaaaaaattcgATAAATCTTTAGGAAAACAGGCACAATAATCTTAAAGTTGACAAGCAGATGGAAACGTAATAC
It encodes:
- the mapk9 gene encoding mitogen-activated protein kinase 9 isoform X2, producing the protein MSEAEGQFYSVQVVDSTFTVLRRYQQLRPIGSGAQGIVCSALDTVLSIPVAVKKLCRPFQNQTHAKRAYRELVLLKCVNHKNIIRLINVFTPQKSLEEFQDLYLVMELMDASLCQVIHMDLDHERMSYLLYQILCGIRHLHSAGIIHRDLKPSNIVVKSDCTLKILDFGLARTACTNFMMTPYVVTRYYRAPEVILGMKYKENVDLWSVGCIMAEMISHKVLFPGKDYIDQWNKVIEILGTPSLEFMNRLMETVRNYVMNKPQYPGVSFAELFPDWAFPSESEHDKLKTSQARDLLSKMLVIDPECRISVEEALNHPYIHVWYDPAEADAPPPQISDKQLEEREHTIEQWKELIYEEVIDWEERNKNGLMKEDCSDVVSGSASQSSSANDISSMSTEQTLASDTDSSSIDTLTGPLDENH
- the mapk9 gene encoding mitogen-activated protein kinase 9 isoform X1, whose protein sequence is MSEAEGQFYSVQVVDSTFTVLRRYQQLRPIGSGAQGIVCSALDTVLSIPVAVKKLCRPFQNQTHAKRAYRELVLLKCVNHKNIIRLINVFTPQKSLEEFQDLYLVMELMDASLCQVIHMDLDHERMSYLLYQILCGIRHLHSAGIIHRDLKPSNIVVKSDCTLKILDFGLARTACTNFMMTPYVVTRYYRAPEVILGMKYKENVDIWSVGCIMGEMVKGSVIFQGTDHIDQWNKVIEILGTPSLEFMNRLMETVRNYVMNKPQYPGVSFAELFPDWAFPSESEHDKLKTSQARDLLSKMLVIDPECRISVEEALNHPYIHVWYDPAEADAPPPQISDKQLEEREHTIEQWKELIYEEVIDWEERNKNGLMKEDCSDVVSGSASQSSSANDISSMSTEQTLASDTDSSSIDTLTGPLDENH